Proteins co-encoded in one Zalophus californianus isolate mZalCal1 chromosome 9, mZalCal1.pri.v2, whole genome shotgun sequence genomic window:
- the SLC16A8 gene encoding monocarboxylate transporter 3, producing the protein MGAGSPRRGAGPPDGGWGWAVLGACFVVTGFAYGFPKAVSVFFRALMRDFGAGYSDTAWVSSIMLAMLYGTGPVSSILVTRFGCRPVMLVGGLLASAGMVLASFATRLLELYLTAGVLTGLGLALNFQPSLIMLGLYFERRRPLANGLAAAGSPVFLSALSPLGQQLLEHFGWRGGFLLLGGLLLHCCACGAVMRPPPGPGPRPRADSADGAPGEAEAEAERAGLRLREAPSGGRSRRRLLDVAVCADRAFGVYAVTKFLMALGLFVPAILLVNYAKDAGVPDADAAFLLSIVGFVDIVARPACGALAGLARLRPHVAYLFSLALMANGLTDLSSARARSYGALVAFCVAFGLSYGMVGALQFEVLMAAVGSHRFPSALGLVLLVEAVAVLIGPPSAGRLVDALRNYEVIFYLAGSEVALAGVFMAVATKCCLRGRRSQDTRPGQGAGGAASDSEDAEAPGDSEALPAGSEEPGSLEAREVPSPGAAAPEAEAEPGRDPKPV; encoded by the exons ATGGGCGCTGGCAGCCCCCGGCGGGGCGCGGGTCCCCCAGAcggaggctggggctgggccgtGCTGGGCGCCTGCTTCGTGGTCACCGGTTTCGCGTACGGCTTCCCCAAGGCCGTGAGCGTCTTCTTCCGCGCGCTCATGCGCGACTTCGGCGCGGGCTACAGCGACACGGCCTGGGTGTCCTCCATCATGCTCGCCATGCTCTACGGCACCG gtcctgtctccAGCATCCTCGTGACCCGCTTTGGCTGTCGCCCGGTGATGCTGGTGGGTGGGCTGTTGGCCTCAGCGGGCATGGTCCTGGCATCCTTCGCCACGCGCCTCCTGGAGCTGTACCTGACGGCCGGGGTGCTCACAG gcctgggcctggccctCAACTTCCAGCCGTCGCTCATCATGCTGGGGCTGTACTTCGAGCGGCGGCGGCCCCTGGCCAACGGGCTGGCGGCGGCGGGCAGCCCCGTGTTCCTGTCGGCGCTGTCGCCGCTCGGCCAGCAGCTGCTCGAGCACTTCGGCTGGCGCGGCGGCTTCCTGCTGCTCGGCGGCCTCCTGCTGCACTGCTGCGCGTGCGGCGCCGTCATGCGCCCGCCGCCGGGCCCCGGCCCGCGGCCTCGCGCGGACAGCGCGGACGGCGCCCCCggggaggcggaggcggaggcggagcGCGCGGGGCTGCGTCTGCGCGAGGCGCCCTCTGGCGGCCGCAGCCGCCGGCGCCTGCTGGACGTGGCCGTGTGCGCGGACCGCGCCTTCGGGGTGTACGCCGTCACCAAGTTCCTGATGGCGCTCGGGCTCTTCGTGCCCGCCATCCTGCTGGTGAACTACGCCAAGGACGCGGGCGTGCCGGACGCCGACGCCGCCTTCCTGCTGTCCATCGTGGGCTTCGTAGACATCGTGGCGCGGCCGGCGTGCGGCGCCCTGGCGGGCCTGGCGCGCCTGCGACCCCATGTCGCCTACCTCTTCAGCCTGGCCCTGATGGCCAACGGGCTCACGGATCTGAgcagcgcgcgcgcgcgctcctACGGCGCCCTTGTTGCCTTCTGCGTCGCCTTTGGCCTCTCGTACGGCATGGTGGGTGCGCTGCAGTTCGAGGTGCTCATGGCGGCCGTGGGTTCGCACCGCTTCCCCAGCGCGCTAGGCCTGGTGCTGCTCGTCGAGGCCGTGGCCGTGCTCATCGGACCGCCCTCTGCCG gccgcCTGGTGGACGCCCTGAGGAACTACGAGGTCATCTTCTACCTGGCCGGCTCCGAGGTGGCCCTGGCCGGGGTCTTCATGGCCGTCGCCACCAAGTGTTGCCTGCGCGGCCGCCGCTCTCAGGACACCCGGCCCGGCCAAGGCGCCGGGGGCGCGGCCAGCGACAGCGAGGACGCTGAGGCGCCAGGCGACTCTGAGGCCCTGCCCGCCGGGTCTGAGGAGCCTGGCAGCCTTGAAGCCCGGGAGGTGCCGAGCCCCGGGGCCGCGGCACCAGAGGCGGAGGCGGAACCAGGGCGGGACCCCAAGCCTGTATAG